A genomic region of Pradoshia eiseniae contains the following coding sequences:
- the truB gene encoding tRNA pseudouridine(55) synthase TruB yields MNELNGILILNKPAGATSHDCIIKVRKILRMKKVGHTGTLDPDVTGVLPICLGKATRVAEYITDAGKEYIGEVTLGWSTTTEDASGDIVARKKVDRRIKREEILKVLQSLTGEITQTPPIYSAVKVNGKRLYEYALKGQEVEIPSRKVQIYEIELLDGRDIFEGESISFKFRVACGKGTYIRTLSCMIGEQLGFPAHMSKLVRSRSARFTLDDAISLEELTELAGKGEVQEVLRPIEEGIVDLPRISVSAALAGRVQNGAVLTVRDLMAEGVNSPFAVLDEQEKLLAVYQHHPEKKGLCKPVKVIPNV; encoded by the coding sequence GTGAATGAATTAAATGGAATCCTCATCCTGAATAAGCCAGCTGGGGCAACCTCTCACGACTGTATCATTAAGGTGAGAAAAATCCTCAGGATGAAAAAGGTCGGCCATACAGGTACACTAGACCCTGACGTGACAGGCGTTTTGCCGATTTGCCTTGGCAAAGCAACCCGGGTAGCTGAATATATTACCGATGCCGGCAAGGAATACATAGGGGAAGTAACGCTTGGCTGGTCCACGACAACAGAGGATGCCTCAGGCGATATCGTCGCTCGGAAAAAAGTGGACAGGAGGATAAAGCGCGAGGAAATCCTGAAGGTGCTGCAGTCACTTACAGGGGAAATAACCCAAACGCCGCCGATTTATTCTGCCGTTAAGGTGAATGGGAAACGCTTATATGAGTATGCGCTTAAAGGCCAGGAAGTCGAAATCCCTTCAAGAAAGGTTCAAATCTATGAGATTGAACTTTTAGATGGCCGGGATATTTTCGAAGGTGAATCCATTTCATTCAAATTCCGGGTTGCCTGCGGAAAAGGGACCTACATCAGGACCTTATCCTGCATGATCGGGGAGCAATTAGGCTTTCCTGCGCATATGTCTAAATTAGTGCGCTCAAGGTCAGCGCGCTTCACCCTCGATGATGCAATCAGCTTAGAGGAATTGACTGAGCTAGCCGGCAAGGGAGAAGTCCAAGAGGTTTTAAGACCTATTGAAGAAGGAATAGTGGATTTGCCGAGGATTAGCGTGTCAGCGGCTTTGGCAGGAAGAGTTCAAAATGGAGCGGTTCTGACAGTCCGCGATCTCATGGCCGAAGGTGTGAATAGCCCATTTGCCGTATTGGATGAACAAGAGAAGCTGTTGGCTGTTTATCAGCACCACCCGGAAAAGAAAGGGTTATGCAAACCTGTTAAAGTTATTCCAAATGTATAG
- a CDS encoding M16 family metallopeptidase, translated as MITKYTCQNGVRIVLEPIPTVRSVAIGIWIKTGSRNEGPSNNGISHFLEHMFFKGTTTRTAKEIAESFDRIGGQVNAFTSKEYTCYYAKVLDNHATYALDVLGDMFFNSTFASEELKKEKNVVCEEIKMYEDTPDDIVHDLLSQAVFEKHPLGYPILGTEEVLETITTDTLKQYVYDHYTPDKVVISVAGNVTDAFIKQVEKLFGQYEGGKARPELEKPSFHANKLVRKKDTEQSHLCLGYNGYDVGHENVYSLIILNNVLGGSMSSRLFQSVREERGLAYSVYSYHTSYQDNGLVVLYGGTGANQVNELFSTIQSTLDLISREGITTKELENSKEQLKGSLMLSLESTNSRMSRNGKNELLLGRHRSLDDIVELIDKASIDSVNQCIEDVFKGPYAAALIGPQDTWNL; from the coding sequence TTGATCACTAAATATACATGTCAAAATGGAGTTCGCATCGTATTGGAACCCATTCCGACCGTTCGCTCAGTAGCGATTGGCATATGGATAAAAACTGGATCTCGAAATGAAGGACCAAGCAATAATGGTATTTCTCATTTCTTGGAGCATATGTTCTTCAAGGGGACGACAACACGCACAGCTAAGGAAATCGCTGAGTCATTTGACCGGATTGGCGGGCAGGTTAATGCCTTTACTTCTAAGGAATATACTTGCTATTATGCAAAAGTCCTTGATAATCATGCTACCTATGCCCTTGATGTGCTTGGAGACATGTTCTTCAATTCAACTTTTGCTTCAGAAGAGCTGAAGAAAGAAAAGAATGTTGTTTGCGAAGAGATTAAGATGTATGAAGATACACCTGACGATATTGTTCATGACCTTTTGAGCCAAGCAGTATTTGAGAAGCATCCGCTTGGTTATCCGATTCTTGGAACAGAAGAAGTGCTCGAAACGATTACAACTGATACGTTAAAGCAATATGTCTATGATCATTATACGCCTGATAAGGTGGTCATTTCAGTTGCCGGAAATGTGACTGATGCATTCATCAAGCAGGTTGAAAAATTATTTGGCCAGTACGAGGGCGGGAAGGCCCGTCCGGAACTTGAAAAGCCATCCTTCCATGCAAATAAGCTGGTCAGGAAAAAGGACACAGAGCAATCCCACTTATGTCTTGGCTATAACGGTTATGATGTCGGTCATGAAAATGTCTATAGCTTAATTATCTTGAACAATGTACTTGGAGGCTCTATGAGCAGCCGTCTCTTCCAAAGTGTAAGGGAGGAGCGGGGTCTTGCTTATAGCGTATATTCCTACCACACATCTTATCAGGATAATGGACTTGTCGTCCTGTATGGCGGTACTGGTGCTAATCAGGTAAATGAGCTCTTCTCAACTATTCAATCTACACTCGATCTAATCTCGCGTGAGGGAATTACGACGAAAGAACTTGAAAATTCAAAGGAGCAGCTGAAAGGCAGCCTGATGCTAAGCTTAGAAAGCACAAATAGCCGAATGAGCCGAAACGGCAAGAATGAGCTTTTATTAGGACGGCATCGCTCTCTTGATGACATTGTTGAGTTAATTGATAAGGCATCAATTGACAGTGTGAATCAATGTATTGAGGATGTATTTAAGGGTCCTTATGCTGCGGCGCTTATTGGACCTCAGGATACATGGAATTTATAA
- a CDS encoding bifunctional riboflavin kinase/FAD synthetase: MEIINIHHPHAFNGDEFPPLAIALGYFDGVHAGHQKVIQTAIEAGKEKGLHTAVMTFDPHPSVVLNKEVKHVRQLTPMKEKVELLEQMGIDYLFIVHFTKEFASLSPQSFVEKYLISLNAKHIVAGFDYTYGHRGKGTMEDLPHYSEGKLAQTIVSKQELDAEKISSTRIRKELLAGNMEETARLLGRGFTVKGHVIDGEKRGRLLGFPTANIEVGKDYYLPGVGVYCVRMLVKGAWHNGICNVGYKPTFHSVKDEIPTVEVHLLDFEDNIYGEDVCIEWNTRIRDEKKFEGLEALVAQLEKDKKCAIEYFENF, translated from the coding sequence ATGGAAATAATCAATATTCATCATCCCCATGCTTTCAATGGGGATGAATTTCCCCCATTGGCCATTGCGCTTGGCTATTTTGACGGCGTCCATGCCGGACACCAAAAAGTCATCCAAACGGCTATTGAAGCGGGAAAAGAAAAAGGACTGCATACCGCTGTTATGACATTTGACCCTCATCCTTCTGTCGTTTTAAACAAGGAAGTCAAGCATGTCAGGCAGCTTACGCCCATGAAGGAAAAAGTGGAGCTCCTCGAGCAAATGGGCATTGACTATTTATTTATCGTGCATTTCACGAAGGAATTTGCGAGTTTGAGTCCTCAATCCTTCGTTGAGAAATATTTAATCTCCCTGAATGCCAAGCATATCGTGGCTGGATTTGACTATACATACGGCCATCGCGGTAAAGGAACAATGGAGGATCTGCCGCATTATTCCGAAGGGAAATTAGCACAAACAATCGTTTCAAAACAGGAGCTGGATGCTGAGAAAATAAGCTCTACGAGAATACGGAAGGAACTTCTCGCCGGGAATATGGAAGAGACCGCTCGCCTTCTTGGTAGAGGATTCACTGTGAAGGGGCATGTAATTGACGGTGAAAAGAGAGGACGGCTGCTTGGCTTTCCAACTGCCAATATTGAGGTCGGCAAGGATTATTACTTGCCTGGCGTAGGTGTATACTGCGTTAGAATGCTCGTAAAAGGCGCTTGGCATAATGGTATTTGCAATGTAGGCTATAAACCTACCTTCCATTCGGTAAAGGATGAGATACCGACTGTAGAGGTCCATCTATTAGATTTCGAGGATAATATATATGGTGAAGATGTCTGTATTGAGTGGAACACAAGAATACGAGACGAGAAGAAGTTTGAAGGTCTTGAGGCTCTTGTGGCACAGCTCGAGAAAGACAAAAAGTGTGCGATAGAATATTTCGAAAACTTCTAA
- the rpsO gene encoding 30S ribosomal protein S15 → MALTQERKNQIINEYKTHESDTGSPEVQIAVLTEQINTLNEHLRMHKKDHHSRRGLLKMVGKRRNLLTYLRNKDVTRYRELINKLGLRR, encoded by the coding sequence ATGGCATTAACGCAAGAGCGTAAAAATCAGATCATCAATGAGTACAAAACTCATGAGAGCGACACTGGGTCTCCAGAAGTTCAGATCGCTGTCCTTACTGAACAAATCAACACTTTAAACGAACACTTACGCATGCACAAGAAAGATCACCACTCTCGTCGTGGCCTTTTGAAAATGGTAGGTAAACGTCGTAACTTACTTACTTATTTGCGTAACAAAGACGTTACTCGTTATCGCGAACTAATCAACAAGCTTGGTTTACGTCGATAA
- a CDS encoding DUF503 domain-containing protein, whose amino-acid sequence MIGAAECECLIPDVHSLKEKRAVLQRVITRLKQKFNTSVAEVDFQDTWQRTVIAIVVVSSSKAATEKELQKAIAYLDSFPEIERTLTSIEWF is encoded by the coding sequence ATGATTGGCGCCGCGGAATGTGAATGTCTGATTCCTGATGTGCATTCATTGAAGGAAAAAAGAGCCGTTCTGCAAAGAGTCATAACACGGCTGAAACAGAAATTCAATACTTCTGTCGCAGAGGTGGACTTTCAGGATACGTGGCAGCGAACGGTAATTGCTATCGTCGTTGTCTCTTCCTCTAAGGCCGCAACAGAAAAAGAATTGCAAAAGGCGATTGCCTACTTGGATTCTTTTCCTGAAATCGAACGAACGCTTACATCAATAGAATGGTTTTAA
- the pnp gene encoding polyribonucleotide nucleotidyltransferase, with product MEQTKRTFSLDWAGRPLTVEIGQLAKQANGAALIRYGDSAVLSTAVASKEPKNLDFFPLTVSYEEKLYAVGKIPGGFIKREGRPSEKAVLTSRLIDRPIRPLFADGFRNDVQVVSMVLSVDQDCPTEMAAMFGSSLALCVSDIPFEGPIAGVIVGRVNDEFVINPTIEQLEKSDIHLTVAGTMDAINMVEAGADEVPEETMLEAIMFGHEEIKKLIKFQQEIVEAVGKEKREIVLYELDQALVEEVKGMCLEEMNAAVQVQEKHAREDAITAVKEKVLAVFEEREADEDTVKQVKEILSKLVKDEVRRLITEEKVRPDGRNPEEIRPLSSEVGLLPRTHGSGLFTRGQTQALSIATLGALGDVQILDGLGLEESKRFMHHYNFPHFSVGETGPIRGPGRREIGHGALGERALEPVIPNENDFPYTIRLVSEVLESNGSTSQASICASTLALMDAGVPIKAPVAGIAMGLIKQGEHYTVLSDIQGMEDHLGDMDFKVAGTKKGVTALQMDIKIAGLTREILEEALMQAQKGRNHILEHLMSTLDEPREQLSQYAPKILTMTIKPDKIRDVIGPSGKQINKIIEETGVKIDIEQDGTVYIASTNQEMNEKAKSIIEDIVREVEVGQMYLGTVKRIEKFGCFVEIFKGKDGLVHISELAEERVGKVEDVVKIGDEILVKVTEIDRQGRVNLSRKAVLKEQKEKAEQQ from the coding sequence ATGGAGCAAACAAAACGCACATTTTCTTTAGATTGGGCAGGCCGTCCATTGACGGTAGAAATTGGCCAATTAGCAAAGCAGGCTAATGGCGCTGCCTTAATTCGTTATGGCGACTCGGCAGTATTAAGCACAGCCGTTGCGTCAAAAGAACCGAAGAATCTTGATTTCTTCCCATTAACCGTAAGTTATGAAGAAAAATTGTATGCAGTAGGAAAAATCCCTGGAGGATTTATTAAAAGAGAGGGCAGACCGAGTGAAAAGGCTGTATTAACAAGCCGTCTGATTGACCGTCCAATTCGCCCGCTATTCGCGGATGGATTCAGAAATGACGTTCAAGTGGTCAGCATGGTTTTATCAGTCGATCAGGATTGCCCGACTGAAATGGCTGCTATGTTTGGTTCTTCCCTTGCTTTATGTGTATCAGACATTCCATTCGAAGGCCCGATTGCAGGTGTTATCGTTGGCCGCGTGAATGATGAATTCGTTATTAACCCGACAATTGAGCAGCTTGAGAAGAGTGATATTCACTTGACAGTTGCCGGAACAATGGATGCCATCAATATGGTTGAAGCTGGAGCAGATGAAGTGCCGGAAGAAACAATGCTTGAGGCAATTATGTTTGGACATGAAGAAATCAAGAAATTGATTAAATTCCAGCAGGAAATCGTTGAAGCTGTCGGAAAAGAAAAGCGCGAGATCGTTCTTTATGAACTAGATCAAGCTTTAGTGGAAGAAGTTAAAGGCATGTGCCTGGAGGAAATGAACGCAGCGGTTCAGGTTCAGGAAAAGCATGCGCGTGAGGATGCCATTACTGCAGTAAAAGAGAAGGTTCTTGCTGTATTTGAAGAAAGAGAAGCTGATGAGGATACGGTTAAGCAAGTAAAAGAAATCCTCAGCAAATTAGTGAAGGATGAAGTACGCCGTTTAATTACGGAAGAAAAGGTTCGTCCAGACGGAAGAAACCCGGAAGAGATTCGTCCGCTTTCATCTGAAGTTGGTCTGTTGCCTCGTACACACGGCTCTGGACTATTTACTCGCGGACAGACTCAGGCGCTTTCTATCGCGACGCTAGGGGCTCTGGGAGACGTTCAAATTCTTGACGGCCTTGGCCTTGAGGAATCAAAACGCTTCATGCACCACTACAACTTCCCGCATTTCTCTGTTGGTGAAACTGGACCTATCAGAGGACCGGGCAGACGTGAGATCGGACATGGAGCATTGGGTGAACGTGCTCTTGAGCCTGTTATCCCGAACGAAAATGATTTCCCTTACACAATTCGTCTTGTGTCAGAGGTGCTTGAATCCAACGGCTCCACGTCACAAGCTAGTATTTGCGCAAGCACATTAGCCCTAATGGATGCTGGTGTTCCGATTAAAGCCCCAGTTGCTGGAATCGCTATGGGTCTGATCAAGCAAGGTGAACATTATACTGTCCTATCTGACATTCAAGGAATGGAAGATCACCTTGGCGATATGGACTTCAAAGTAGCAGGAACGAAAAAAGGTGTTACAGCCTTGCAGATGGATATCAAGATTGCTGGACTTACGCGCGAGATTTTGGAAGAAGCTCTTATGCAAGCTCAAAAAGGACGCAATCATATTCTTGAGCACTTAATGAGCACGCTTGATGAGCCGCGTGAACAGCTTTCTCAATATGCTCCGAAGATCTTGACTATGACCATCAAGCCGGATAAAATTCGGGATGTTATTGGACCAAGCGGAAAACAAATCAATAAAATCATCGAAGAGACCGGTGTTAAGATTGATATTGAGCAAGATGGAACAGTCTATATCGCTTCTACCAACCAAGAGATGAACGAAAAAGCGAAAAGCATCATCGAAGACATCGTACGTGAGGTTGAAGTTGGCCAAATGTATCTAGGTACCGTTAAGCGCATTGAGAAGTTCGGCTGCTTCGTCGAAATCTTTAAAGGAAAAGATGGACTTGTTCATATTTCTGAATTGGCTGAGGAACGTGTCGGAAAAGTTGAAGATGTCGTGAAGATTGGAGACGAAATCCTTGTCAAAGTAACAGAAATCGACAGACAAGGCAGAGTAAATCTCTCAAGAAAAGCAGTCTTGAAGGAACAAAAAGAAAAAGCAGAACAGCAGTAA
- a CDS encoding polysaccharide deacetylase family protein, translating to MSQFLAICTIGGLSWVLVQNPWTDSYLAGIKREPAKLVSVNDRLYEEIQQASEKYNEKPADAVIDRVWKKTPGYNGIEIDVNKSYKRMKAKGIFNEKLLIFKETSPAVHLKDLPPSPIYRANPKKPSVSFIINVAWGNEYIGSMLDTLKKHHIKATFVLEGRWVKNNPEMAKTIAKEGHELGNHSYTHPDMKNLSMQASVKEIEETNKVIQEVTGVKPALFGPPSGSFNDTTVKAAASLGMETILWTVDTVDWRKPAPEELINRVVTKLHNGALVLMHPTDPTSKSLETLITSTEKNYKIMPVGEALSESRSKR from the coding sequence ATGTCGCAATTTCTTGCAATATGTACCATCGGCGGTTTATCATGGGTGTTGGTGCAAAATCCATGGACAGATAGTTATCTCGCCGGCATAAAAAGAGAGCCGGCAAAGCTTGTTTCTGTTAATGACCGTTTGTATGAAGAAATACAACAAGCTTCAGAAAAATATAATGAAAAGCCTGCCGATGCTGTCATTGACCGTGTTTGGAAAAAGACGCCTGGGTACAATGGGATCGAAATTGATGTGAATAAATCCTATAAAAGGATGAAAGCAAAGGGTATTTTTAACGAAAAGCTGCTTATTTTCAAGGAAACCTCCCCTGCAGTCCATCTAAAGGATTTGCCGCCATCGCCCATTTATAGGGCCAATCCTAAGAAGCCTTCTGTTTCTTTTATTATTAATGTGGCTTGGGGGAACGAATATATAGGCTCCATGTTAGACACATTAAAAAAGCACCATATTAAGGCAACGTTCGTACTTGAAGGACGTTGGGTCAAGAACAACCCAGAGATGGCAAAAACCATTGCCAAAGAAGGGCATGAGCTCGGCAATCATTCCTATACACATCCCGATATGAAAAACCTTTCGATGCAAGCCTCTGTGAAGGAAATTGAGGAGACAAATAAAGTCATTCAAGAGGTAACAGGAGTTAAACCGGCTTTGTTTGGACCGCCAAGCGGAAGCTTTAATGATACGACTGTCAAAGCGGCAGCCAGCTTGGGGATGGAAACAATCCTCTGGACGGTAGATACGGTAGATTGGAGGAAACCAGCCCCTGAGGAATTGATCAACAGGGTCGTGACAAAGCTTCATAATGGAGCTCTCGTGTTAATGCATCCGACAGACCCGACTTCAAAATCACTGGAGACCTTAATCACATCCACAGAGAAAAATTACAAGATTATGCCAGTGGGCGAGGCACTTTCTGAAAGCCGAAGCAAGCGATAA
- the rbfA gene encoding 30S ribosome-binding factor RbfA, with protein sequence MSLRSTRVGEQMKKELSDILGRKLKDPRVGFVTVTDVEVSGDLQQAKVFISVLGDAEKRSDTLKGLEKAKGFIRSELGQRIRLRKTPELLFEFDESIDYGNRIESLLHQIHKEEKNEEE encoded by the coding sequence ATGAGCCTTAGATCGACACGTGTCGGGGAACAAATGAAGAAAGAGCTTAGCGATATCCTCGGCCGCAAACTGAAAGACCCAAGGGTAGGATTTGTGACGGTCACGGATGTGGAAGTATCTGGCGACCTGCAGCAAGCGAAAGTGTTTATCTCTGTTTTAGGAGACGCTGAAAAGAGATCAGACACTCTCAAAGGTTTAGAGAAAGCAAAAGGATTCATTCGGTCAGAATTGGGACAACGAATTCGTCTGCGCAAGACACCTGAATTATTGTTTGAATTTGACGAGTCCATTGATTATGGTAATCGAATCGAAAGCCTTCTCCACCAAATTCATAAAGAAGAGAAGAATGAGGAAGAGTAG